The genomic region CGGACAGCAGCGACTCCAGCTTTTTGCGTTCCCAGGACCTGCGTTCGTGAACGCGCATCGAGATCCGGCTGTAAATATGGGTGCCGGTGATCTGTTCCAGAATCGGTGCCCTTTCGTCGGCCGAAGCCTGAAGGAACGCCGCAAAACCGCCCTGTGCCAGCAGCATGGAGCGGGTAAAGCGGTCGAAATCCATGCCGGTTGCGGCTTCAATCTGCTCGGCGACGCCACGCGCCTTGGTTTCGACGATCTGCCCGGAATCGGCGTGGGCGATTTCATGCCGGGGAGATTGCAGTTCACCATCCGGCTTTTTGTGCGCGCGGCGCTGGCTCCAGTGGCAGCGGTAGCGGCCGGCTTGGGTTTCAAAGGTCACTTCTGCGAAACATTCGCCGGTCTGGCGCGACATGATTTCGTTCCAGCCTTTGTTGACTTTGCTCAGGCGCGGCGTGCGTCCGTACAGCGCGAGACAGACGGCATCGAGCAGTGTGGTTTTGCCGGCGCCGGTCGGACCGGTGATGGCGAAAAGGCCGTCGGCCGCGAAAGCGGGATGAGTCAGATCGATCGTCCATTCGCCGGCCAGCGAGTTTAAATTCTTGAAGCGGATCTGGAGTATGCGCATCGGCGGTGCCCTGTTCTATTCCGCACGCAAATCGTCGTTATGAAGCGAGGCGAGAGTCTCCTGGTAGGCGAGCGTCAAGACCGCCCGCTGCTCTTCGGGAACTTCGTGAACCGCGAGGCATCGGGCGAATACGTCGTTCTCGTCGAGATCGTCCAGGGTTTCCTCCGGATGGCTCCGGCTCAAAAGGCGGTCAAAGAGCCGGTTGTTTTTAATCCGCAGGATTTCCAGTCCCGAACCGGCTGCGGCCGTTTCCAGGCGCTCGCGCAAATCGCCGATCACTTCGTCGCCTTCGTAGACCACTTCGAGCCAGGCATCGGACCGCATTGCCGAAAGCTCGAGAATTCGGGCGGCGAGTGTTGCCCAGTTGCCGGCGATGCGTTCCAGCTTCTGAAAGACCGGCACCCGGATCAACTTGACTTCGGCTACGGACCCGGCCATTTCGATTAAGCATACGCTTTTTTCCTGGGTCGCCTCGCCGAAGCCCATCGCCAATGGAGAGCCGCTGTAACGCATCCATTCCATTCCGTTCACTGTCTGCGCCACATGAAGATGGCCCAACGCCAGATAATTCAGATTGCTTGGAAAAATTCCGGCGGAAACATGGGCCAGGGAACCGACATACAGCTCCCGGACGCCGTCGCCGTCGACCGTTTGCCCGCCGGCGGTAAAAAGATGGCCCATGCCGATAATCGGAACGTCGCTGTTCAGCTCGCGGCGTTTCCGCTCCGCCAGATCGGCGGTCTCGGAATAATGCCGCCGGATGCCTTCGACGAGCTTCCGCTCTTTGTCCTCGATGCTCTCGCCGGCTTCGACAATGCGAATGTCGCGGTCCCGAAGATACGGAACGGCGCAGACGATGAGTTCCGGAGTACCGTCGGCCCGGACGAGAACCAGAACCTCATCTTCCCGCCGGTCCGAGACGGCGCCGATCACGTGCACGTCCAGGGCTTTGAGCAGTTCCCTGGGAGCATTCAGAAACGACGGCGAATCGTGATTGCCGGCGATCACCACAACGTGACGGCAGCAGGAGCCGGCGACCCGGCAGAGAAAACGATAGTACAGTTGCTGCGCGCGATGACTGGGCGCCGTGGTATCGAACACATCGCCCGCAATCAGGAGAACGTCGACCCGTTCCTGCCCGATCGTTGCTGCCAGCCAATCGAGAAAGGCTTCGAATTCCTCGTAACGCTTGCGACCGTAGAGGGTGCGTCCGATATGCCAGTCGGAGGTGTGAAGAATTTTCATGCCGGCCACGCCGCGCCGCCGAAAGACGCGGGGGACCGTTTACCGGCCTTTGCCGCCCAATGTTGTAAAAATAATTCTCGGTTCATCTTGGGTTCAAACGAAGGTCTTTCTATTTGTTATCGATTCGACGGGTGTCCGTTATTCCGGGCTGTGAGCGGCGTCTGGGCGCCGCTCCCGATGCGGAGTCGAAATTGTAAACCAATGTCCGGTCCGAGAAACAGCGTTTCGTTGTCAAAACGCCTGTAACGTAAGAAACGACGGCGTCGCAACCTTGATAACCTGGCTTCGCCGGCAGTCAGTCCACAGGATGCGCATGAATGGCAGAAAATACCGCGTCTCGTTGAACGCCGTATTGAAAAGGTGTGCGAGGCCGTTAAAATCTCGCAGATCGGTCCTGTTTTTCGTTTTTATTTAAACGTCGGAAAACTCAAACTCCGCAATGACCGGCGCATGATCCGACTCCGGAAATTTCACGTCGGTTCCGAAAGCGACCGATTCGTCGTGCAGCAATTCGTTGTGAATCTCCGATCCCAGATAATGTCTCAGAAGAGACCGGGAGACCAGCAAATGATCGATCATTTCGCCTCGCCCGTGATGAATCAGGGAGAATCGGGCCGGTTCGGGAATGGTGCGCTCGCAAGGCACCAGAACGCGCCCGGTCAGCCGATCGTTGCCGTTATTTTCCACGTCGCCCCGAATGGCCTCCACCGGAACCTCATCCAGATCGGCGTTGAAATCGCCGCACACCGCGATCAGAGCATTTTCATTTTCATCGAACAGCTTGTCGATCAGCATCCGCGTCTCCAGCGCCTGCCCGACCCGCTTGATTGAAGAAAGAAAGAAGCCTTCGGCCCAACCCGAAGGTGTTTTCCAGGTGAACGCATCCGATTTCTGGCCGACCACGTCCGACGGCAAGCGCGACTTCAGGTGGACATTGACGACGTCCAGAACCCGTGCATCGTCGATAGGAATTCTCGCGTGCAGGATCGGCCGTTCCCAGGTGACGGGCCTGGCTTCGGTTTCTTTCGGATGGGCGGTTACTTTTTGATAGCGCGGGGCGGCGGCGAAATCGTGCAGATATTGATGATGCTCGGCGATTTCGAAGCGGCTCAGGATAACCAGATTGCGCTCATCGTAAACTTGCAGGCTGTCTTTAGTCAGCGTGGAAACATGGTGGTATTCGGCGTAGGACGTGTTGGCCAGGAGTTTTTCCAGAGCCGAAAGAAGGCGAGGATGCCCTTCCCTCTCCTGTCCGTTGACTTCCTGCAGACAGAGAATGTCGGCATTCAGCCTCAGCAATTGCGGCTGCATCAGGGCGATGCGCTCGTCGAGCGACGGCTTTAGCCCCGGCTTGTCGTCCAGATTTTCCAGATTGAACGTGGCGATACGGATCTTGTGTGACATGGCTCGTTACCTCTTCAGATTTTCCGGAGTTCCAAAAAAACCTCATCCGATGGCAGGCATTGCTCCTGGCATAACTCGCACAACTATAAAACAGGCGACTTTCAAGCGTGTTCGGCATTCTCTGCTCCCGGATAAAGCCCCTTAGCCCGGAGCACAAGAATCGGGCTGCCCCGGAATCGTTCCGCTGGACGGCGTAAGCCGCTTGGTGCACCGCTGCTGTTCGAGAATCCGGGCGAGCCTCTGCTGTTGTTCCGTATGAACCCCGTCATTATAAAGATTATTCAGCTCCATGGGGTCGAGGCTCACGTTATACATCTCGAACTCCTCGGTAACGGGAGTATGTTTGACAGTGACCTGAAAGGGCACTTCGTATGTTCCGTCTTCCGTGGGCAGGGGCACTTTATTCAGAGAAACGACGTCGTCGACATTCGGATAATTGGGATCGTCGGGATCGTTGGGCGTTCCCGGCGTCGTCCAGAACTGCGGATTGTCGAAATAGCGGGAGTATTTCCAGATTTCTCCGTTCAGCCTTGCAATCACCGTTTCGATATGGTTCGGTTGAATAACCGAGTTATATTCGATGCCTGTCCAGTTGTTTTGATTCAGGCCGCGACTGGGGTCGTCGTCGGTCATGAAATACAAAGGGTCGTTGACGCTGCGGGGATCGGCGCTGCCCAGGATTAACGAACTAAGGTCCCGCCCCACCAGCGGCAGCGCGTCGGAATGGGTTTCGGCCAGGCTTGCGCGAACCGGTTCCTGCGCAATGCCGGCAAGTCCCAGCAGAGTCGGCAGCATATCGATATGACTCGTCAACGTCCTGATCGAACGGGGGGCGGAAATCTGCCCTCCGTGCCAGACGATCAAGGGCACGCGGATCGCTTCGTCGTAGGCCGTATACCACTTCTGGTGCATATTGTGATGCGAGCCAAGAAAGTCGCCGTGATCGGAAAGGAAAACGACATACGTATTATCCTTGAACCTGGAAGCCAGCAGAGCCTGCAACACCGTGCCCATCTGCTCGTCGACGTTTTTGTGGAGCTGATAATAATAGCGGTAATAGCGTTCCAGAGTAGCCGGGTCATCGAGGATCGGCTGCATCCATTTGGCATAGCTGGTCTGGTAGCTGGCCTGAGCGCTCGGTTTCGTGCCGAGATCGTCGTTCATGGTCCGGTTGAACAGGACGGGATCGAACAACTCAAGCGGTACGACATCTTCCTCGATGTCGAACTCGAATCCCAGGTTTGCAACGTTGGTGTACAAGCCCCACAAAGTGATGTCGTGCGGATTCACAAACGAAGAGACGATGAGCCACGGACTGGCGCTATTGTCGTGATCGAGCTGCCGGATAAGACTCTGAGCTTGTTGGGCAAAGCCTACGTCCCGGCCTTGCTGCCCTGCCGGAACCGAGGACCCGCTGTTGAGCGGCGCTCTTCCGTGCGGTTCGGGGCCTATCCAGCCGGAAAAGCCGAAGCCGCCCAGCCGGTCGGCGCTCTGATACAAAGCTTCTTTGACAGGATCCGGATTACCGTCCTCATCGTAACTGACCAACTGGCTTTTGGTGCCGGGAATGATCATGTCGGCATCGGACGCATGCCATTTGCCCCGCCAATAAGTCGAATAGCCGGCGGCGCGAAAATAGTCGCCCATCGTCGGCACGCTGTTCGGATCGAGCCAGAACACGTCGGGGTCGAAAGCGTCCTTGGCGGCGCCGGTAGTTTGAGTAACGCCGTGCAGCGAAGGGTATTGACCGGTATAAAGCGACGCACGGCTCGGCGAACAGGCCACCGAGGCCGCGTAATGGCGATGGAATTCCACCCCGTTCCGACGCAGGAAATTTTGCGTTTTCAAATACTGACGCCGGAATGCCTTGGTCGACGCCGACTCGTAGAAGGGCGGATAACGCATTTCATCGCACATCAGAATCAGAAAATTCGGCCGATTCCGTCCGTC from Methylosarcina fibrata AML-C10 harbors:
- a CDS encoding endonuclease/exonuclease/phosphatase family protein encodes the protein MSHKIRIATFNLENLDDKPGLKPSLDERIALMQPQLLRLNADILCLQEVNGQEREGHPRLLSALEKLLANTSYAEYHHVSTLTKDSLQVYDERNLVILSRFEIAEHHQYLHDFAAAPRYQKVTAHPKETEARPVTWERPILHARIPIDDARVLDVVNVHLKSRLPSDVVGQKSDAFTWKTPSGWAEGFFLSSIKRVGQALETRMLIDKLFDENENALIAVCGDFNADLDEVPVEAIRGDVENNGNDRLTGRVLVPCERTIPEPARFSLIHHGRGEMIDHLLVSRSLLRHYLGSEIHNELLHDESVAFGTDVKFPESDHAPVIAEFEFSDV
- a CDS encoding exonuclease SbcCD subunit D C-terminal domain-containing protein, translating into MKILHTSDWHIGRTLYGRKRYEEFEAFLDWLAATIGQERVDVLLIAGDVFDTTAPSHRAQQLYYRFLCRVAGSCCRHVVVIAGNHDSPSFLNAPRELLKALDVHVIGAVSDRREDEVLVLVRADGTPELIVCAVPYLRDRDIRIVEAGESIEDKERKLVEGIRRHYSETADLAERKRRELNSDVPIIGMGHLFTAGGQTVDGDGVRELYVGSLAHVSAGIFPSNLNYLALGHLHVAQTVNGMEWMRYSGSPLAMGFGEATQEKSVCLIEMAGSVAEVKLIRVPVFQKLERIAGNWATLAARILELSAMRSDAWLEVVYEGDEVIGDLRERLETAAAGSGLEILRIKNNRLFDRLLSRSHPEETLDDLDENDVFARCLAVHEVPEEQRAVLTLAYQETLASLHNDDLRAE
- a CDS encoding sulfatase-like hydrolase/transferase — its product is MKNRDDNPVSESREAGDEGMNPSRRRFLQESAALSAAGLLGLPQAGLTDSPQSAAVPGDGRNRPNFLILMCDEMRYPPFYESASTKAFRRQYLKTQNFLRRNGVEFHRHYAASVACSPSRASLYTGQYPSLHGVTQTTGAAKDAFDPDVFWLDPNSVPTMGDYFRAAGYSTYWRGKWHASDADMIIPGTKSQLVSYDEDGNPDPVKEALYQSADRLGGFGFSGWIGPEPHGRAPLNSGSSVPAGQQGRDVGFAQQAQSLIRQLDHDNSASPWLIVSSFVNPHDITLWGLYTNVANLGFEFDIEEDVVPLELFDPVLFNRTMNDDLGTKPSAQASYQTSYAKWMQPILDDPATLERYYRYYYQLHKNVDEQMGTVLQALLASRFKDNTYVVFLSDHGDFLGSHHNMHQKWYTAYDEAIRVPLIVWHGGQISAPRSIRTLTSHIDMLPTLLGLAGIAQEPVRASLAETHSDALPLVGRDLSSLILGSADPRSVNDPLYFMTDDDPSRGLNQNNWTGIEYNSVIQPNHIETVIARLNGEIWKYSRYFDNPQFWTTPGTPNDPDDPNYPNVDDVVSLNKVPLPTEDGTYEVPFQVTVKHTPVTEEFEMYNVSLDPMELNNLYNDGVHTEQQQRLARILEQQRCTKRLTPSSGTIPGQPDSCAPG